The proteins below are encoded in one region of Phaseolus vulgaris cultivar G19833 chromosome 1, P. vulgaris v2.0, whole genome shotgun sequence:
- the LOC137814046 gene encoding disease resistance protein RGA2-like, translated as MKVDHFFSSSNSLVFRFRMAHQIKHVRRRFDKIAADGNKFGLERIEVDHRLVQRRDMSYSHVDASGVIGRESDREEIINLLMQPHPHGDGYGDQSVCVIPIVGIGGLGKTTLAKLVFNDKRMDDLFQLKMWVCISDDFDIRQIIIKIINSASASAPTIALAHQENNKNFDIEQLQSRLRHRLSGQKYLLVLDDIWNDNRAKWTELKDLIKVGAIGSKILVTTRSNSIATMMGTVPSYVLEGLSMENCYSLFNKWAFKEGEEKKYSNLVEIGKEIVNKCRGVPLAVRTLGSSLFLNFNSERWEFVRDHGIWNLKQEKDDILPALKLSYDQMPSYLRHCFAFFSLYPKDYGCTGAEVVNLWAALGLLRSEVGSQKIENTARQYIDELHSRSFLEDFEDFGHLYYFKVHDLVHDLAQYVAKEEILVVNSVTRNIPEQVRHLSVVENDSLSHALFPKSSSVRTILFPIVGVGVDNVALLDAWITRYKFLRILDLSDSSLETLPNSIAKLEHLRALSLENNRNIKRLPHSICKLQNLQALSLRGCVELETLPKGLGMLISLRKLFITTKQSILPEEEFASLMNLHTLSFEFCDNLMFLFRGAQQLTSLEILIVQSCRRLESFPFHILPKLEVLFVIRCEMLNLSLDCEKPIHSLRMKFLHIEQCPRQQTLPQWIEGASDTLQTLLISNWHSLEMLPEWLTAMTRLKILHIVNCPQLCCLPSGMHRLRSLEDLSIDGCSELSRKCEPQCGEYWSFIAHIKHLSIGETRERKLLFQMQKKIRLKLQI; from the coding sequence ATGAAGGTAGACCACttcttttcttcatctaatTCTCTTGTTTTTCGTTTTAGGATGGCTCATCAAATCAAACATGTTAGGCGTAGATTTGATAAGATAGCAGCTGATGGAAACAAGTTTGGTCTTGAGAGGATTGAGGTTGATCACAGACTTGTGCAAAGGAGAGATATGAGTTATTCCCATGTTGATGCTTCAGGGGTGATTGGAAGGGAGAGTGATAGAGAAGAAATTATTAATCTTTTGATGCAACCTCACCCTCATGGTGATGGTTATGGAGATCAAAGTGTTTGTGTTATTCCCATAGTGGGTATTGGAGGGTTGGGGAAGACCACACTTGCGAAGTTGGTTTTCAATGATAAGAGAATGGATGATCTTTTCCAGTTGAAGATGTGGGTGTGTATCTCTGATGACTTTGACATAAGAcagataattattaaaataatcaacTCTGCTTCAGCTTCGGCTCCAACTATTGCTCTTGCTCAccaagaaaacaataaaaacttTGATATTGAGCAGCTACAAAGTCGTCTTAGACACAGGCTTTCTGGTCAGAAGTATTTGCTAGTCTTGGATGATATATGGAATGATAATCGAGCAAAATGGACAGAGTTGAAAGATTTAATTAAAGTGGGTGCAATTGGAAGCAAAATCTTGGTGACAACACGAAGTAATTCAATTGCTACAATGATGGGCACTGTTCCCTCGTATGTTTTGGAAGGTCTTTCCATGGAGAATTGTTATTCTCTGTTTAACAAATGGGCATTTAAGGAAGgcgaagaaaaaaaatattcaaatctaGTAGAGATTGGAAAAGAAATTGTGAATAAATGTAGAGGGGTTCCACTAGCAGTGCGAACTTTAGGAAGTTCTCTgttcttaaattttaattcagAAAGGTGGGAGTTTGTGAGAGACCATGGCATATGGAActtaaaacaagaaaaagatgACATTTTACCTGCTCTTAAGTTGAGCTATGACCAAATGCCTTCCTATTTGAGACACtgttttgctttcttttctctttatcCAAAAGATTATGGCTGTACTGGTGCTGAAGTTGTTAACCTTTGGGCGGCACTTGGCTTACTTAGATCTGAGGTTGGAAGTCAAAAGATAGAGAATACTGCAAGACAGTATATAGACGAGTTACATTCGAGATCATTTCTTGAGGATTTTGAGGACTTTGGTCACCTTTACTATTTCAAAGTGCATGATTTGGTACATGATCTTGCCCAGTATGTTGCAAAAGAAGAGATTCTTGTGGTAAACTCAGTTACCCGGAATATACCTGAGCAAGTAAGGCATTTATCAGTTGTTGAAAATGATTCACTTAGCCATGCTTTGTTCCCCAAGTCCAGTAGTGTGAGAACTATATTATTTCCAATAGTTGGAGTTGGTGTTGATAATGTAGCTCTTTTGGATGCATGGATAACAAGATACAAATTCTTGCGTATTTTAGATTTAAGCGATTCTTCTCTTGAGACACTTCCCAATTCAATTGCTAAACTGGAGCATCTGCGAGCTCTCAGTCTTGAAAATAACCGCAACATAAAAAGACTTCCTCATTCTATATGCAAACTCCAAAATTTGCAAGCTTTGTCTTTGAGAGGATGTGTGGAGCTTGAAACATTGCCTAAAGGATTAGGGATGTTAATCAGCCTTCGAAAATTGTTTATCACCACAAAACAGTCTATTCTGCCAGAGGAGGAATTTGCAAGTTTGATGAATCTTCATACTTTGAGTTTTGAATTTTGTGACAATTTGATGTTTCTGTTCCGAGGGGCACAACAACTCACATCCCTTGAAATTTTGATTGTTCAATCATGTAGGAGGCTAGAGTCCTTTCCTTTTCATATTCTCCCTAAACTGGAGGTTCTGTTTGTCATAAGGTGTGAGATGCTAAATCTGTCCTTGGACTGTGAAAAACCAATCCACAGTTTGAGGATGAAGTTTCTGCATATTGAGCAATGTCCAAGGCAACAGACATTGCCTCAATGGATTGAAGGAGCTTCCGACACTTTGCAGACATTGTTAATTTCAAATTGGCATAGTCTTGAGATGCTTCCTGAGTGGCTTACAGCAATGACTCGTCTTAAGATTCTTCATATTGTTAACTGTCCTCAGCTGTGTTGTCTCCCGAGTGGCATGCATCGCCTCCGTTCCCTTGAAGATTTGAGCATAGACGGTTGTTCCGAATTGAGTCGAAAATGTGAACCTCAATGTGGTGAGTACTGGTCCTTCATTGCTCACATCAAACACCTTTCCATTGGTGAAACAAGAGAACGGAAACTCCTTTTCCAAATGCAGAAGAAGATCCGCTTGAAATTGCAGATATAA